The Hyalangium gracile genome segment GTGCTGGTGACGACCTCGGGAGCGCTCAAGGTGGTGGACTTCGGGCTGACGCGTCCCCTGGCCGCCTCCACGGAAGCGCCGCGCCTGGGGAAGCGGGCCTACGTGGCTCCAGAGGTGCTCGCGGGCAGGCCGCCTCATGCGCGAGCGGACATCTACGCGGCGGGAGTGCTGCTGTCCGAGCTGTCCACCGCCAGCGAGCCCGACGCGGAGGTGGAGGCACTGGCGCGCTGGGCCATGGCTCCCGAGGAGGAGGCACGGCCACCAACGGCCCAGGCGCTGCGGGAGGCCCTGGCACCCCTGGCCTCCCGAGCCGGCTTCGACGCGGCACGGGCCGGGGCGCTCGTTGCCGCGCTGCTCACCACGGAGCCGCCACGGAAGGAGGGCCCTGCGGGCGCGACGACGACGGGAACTCTCTCACCCAAGCCTCCTCCGCGCACGGTGGGGCCTTCACCTCGACGGGCCCGCTGGGGGCGGAGGACGCTCGGGGTGGTGCTGCTCGCGAGCGCCCTCCTGGGAGCACTGGGGTTCGCGCTCACCCGCTGACGGTGAGCCGGGCCCGCGTGGGAGCCTGGGGCGGGATCGACTGCTCGAAGTGGAACAGGTTGCTCGGGTCCCAGGTGCTCTTGATGGTCCGCAGCCTGGCGACGTTGTCGCCGTAGTACATGCCCAGGTAGTCGAAGTTGCCCGAGGAGC includes the following:
- a CDS encoding serine/threonine-protein kinase — translated: MTAGFRRGRFFLHTRLGAGGMGEVWLAREVAPAGQGATVAVKMVLPHLSASPRFVELLRREAEQSLRLRHAAIVRTHGLEEAEGSLLLVMEHVPGPSLRWVLERSRACGRRLPVGFAAHAVGLVCEALHYAHTLTTEQGEPAGLAHGDVSADNVLVTTSGALKVVDFGLTRPLAASTEAPRLGKRAYVAPEVLAGRPPHARADIYAAGVLLSELSTASEPDAEVEALARWAMAPEEEARPPTAQALREALAPLASRAGFDAARAGALVAALLTTEPPRKEGPAGATTTGTLSPKPPPRTVGPSPRRARWGRRTLGVVLLASALLGALGFALTR